The following are encoded together in the Desulfococcus multivorans genome:
- a CDS encoding Crp/Fnr family transcriptional regulator, whose translation MSFFTDRDDRAKAVSGRSELVENLEALRRLPMFRDIPFEIIKLHAYTARRRRYPRGAVVFRQGQAANEAFLVLEGRVRLLLEEADGKMIDLQILEPGGFFGYMSLLAEYEWPLSAQVVDPADVLILDRHSFRKILIRYPEKGFLIVERLVQMRMARMKAHMNLLMRYIDDKSQLIDLYRVDGSRG comes from the coding sequence ATGAGCTTTTTCACGGACAGGGATGACAGGGCGAAAGCCGTCTCGGGGCGATCCGAGCTGGTGGAAAACCTTGAAGCCCTGCGGCGGCTTCCCATGTTCAGGGATATCCCCTTCGAGATCATCAAACTCCATGCCTACACGGCCCGGCGACGTCGCTACCCGCGGGGTGCCGTTGTCTTTCGCCAGGGACAGGCGGCCAACGAGGCGTTTCTCGTGCTGGAAGGCCGGGTCCGGCTTCTTCTGGAGGAGGCGGACGGTAAGATGATCGACCTTCAGATTCTGGAGCCCGGCGGATTTTTCGGCTACATGTCCCTTCTGGCCGAGTACGAGTGGCCCCTGTCGGCTCAGGTCGTCGACCCCGCCGACGTGTTGATTCTCGATCGGCACAGTTTCCGGAAAATCCTGATCCGGTATCCGGAAAAAGGTTTTCTGATCGTGGAACGTCTCGTTCAGATGCGGATGGCCCGGATGAAGGCCCATATGAATCTTCTGATGCGCTATATCGACGACAAATCCCAACTCATCGATCTCTACCGGGTCGATGGATCGCGGGGATGA
- a CDS encoding ATP-binding cassette domain-containing protein produces MVTQKPLFYWIFHRCRLLQAGLLLIILAGLFFRVFPLEMQKRIVNTAIHLKQTDLLIRYCLLYLGAVLLAGILKYAANVLQKYLGQKILLEIRTALYAHILQLPLGFFRRTPPGTVITAMTGELGAVGHFIGGALAVPVTAVLTLLAFAGYMIWLDPMLGVMSIALYPLELVIVPILQRRYNRLNTQRVDVVRSAANTIGEAVSGIHEIQGNAGYRLEGEKAGRRFETLFSLANRLFVLKFGIKFTNNLFQNIGPFILFLVGGYLAIHGRFTLGALVAFLSAYEKIYDPWKELIEYYQELQDARVRYRRVMACFDATPEFEVSPVGREIYPLAGRIQVNRLEYAIEGGMALLKDINFELSPGEQMALVGFSGSGKSTLAMLVGQLYRHSRGRILIDGRDISTLTKADVSRNIGFVAQHPFIFDGSVRENLLYAIQARASSGDEAAGSHLPDRSVLLDMVRKVGLGDDVVRWGLNTVITEGRRGRFMEKVFEMRRLVHEKLVESHSDAVEFYDVNQFLRHVPLFRNLLFGDGGRDGFTLEGITGNRRFMRFLRETDLEEPLVRLGWNLARETVHLLQDLRDDDFFFGSSPIPSDQFDVYRDLVSRLEASGQETPARDDRMRLLDLALGYIPARHKMAAISERLAEKILAARHRFIQEVAGMDIAYCREATERFIKGEDPGPPGAGRGLYCPTEYLFSRTVMENIVFGTPRSDDAAETSVLRDVVVDRLSESGLLDDIMELGLDFQVGSKGDRLSGGQRQKIAIARAFLKGAPILILDEATASLDNTSQGKIQRYLERDLGGKTTVIAVLHRLDLTRTYDRIAVLRNGAVVESGTFAELMAQKGAFYELFHGQG; encoded by the coding sequence ATGGTTACCCAGAAGCCCCTTTTCTACTGGATCTTTCACCGTTGTCGCCTGCTCCAGGCCGGTCTGTTGCTGATCATCCTGGCCGGTCTCTTTTTCAGGGTTTTTCCCCTGGAGATGCAGAAGCGGATCGTCAACACCGCCATCCACCTCAAGCAGACCGACCTCCTGATCCGCTACTGTCTACTCTATCTGGGGGCGGTCCTCCTGGCCGGCATCCTCAAGTACGCCGCCAACGTTCTGCAGAAATACCTGGGCCAGAAGATCCTGCTGGAGATCCGGACGGCGCTTTACGCCCATATCCTGCAGCTGCCCCTGGGATTCTTCCGGCGCACCCCCCCGGGAACGGTCATCACGGCCATGACGGGAGAGCTCGGCGCCGTGGGGCACTTCATCGGGGGTGCCCTCGCCGTTCCCGTCACCGCGGTTCTCACCCTTCTCGCCTTTGCGGGCTACATGATCTGGCTCGATCCCATGCTGGGGGTCATGAGCATCGCCCTTTACCCCCTGGAACTCGTCATCGTTCCCATACTTCAGCGACGCTACAACCGCCTCAATACCCAGCGGGTCGACGTGGTCCGGTCCGCCGCCAACACCATCGGCGAGGCGGTTTCAGGCATCCACGAAATCCAGGGAAACGCCGGGTACCGTCTGGAAGGAGAGAAAGCCGGACGCCGTTTCGAGACCCTCTTTTCCCTGGCCAATCGTCTTTTCGTGCTGAAATTCGGTATCAAGTTCACCAACAACCTATTCCAGAACATCGGCCCCTTCATCCTGTTCCTGGTAGGCGGGTATCTGGCCATTCACGGCCGTTTTACCCTGGGAGCCCTGGTGGCGTTCCTCTCGGCGTATGAAAAGATCTACGATCCCTGGAAAGAGCTGATCGAATACTACCAGGAGCTTCAGGATGCCCGGGTGCGGTATCGGCGGGTGATGGCCTGCTTCGATGCGACCCCCGAATTCGAGGTCTCGCCGGTGGGCCGGGAAATCTATCCCCTGGCGGGGCGGATTCAGGTCAACCGACTGGAATACGCCATCGAGGGGGGGATGGCGCTGCTGAAGGACATCAACTTTGAGCTCTCCCCCGGGGAACAGATGGCCCTGGTGGGCTTTTCGGGGAGCGGCAAGAGCACCCTGGCCATGCTCGTCGGTCAGCTCTACCGCCACAGCCGGGGTCGGATTCTCATCGACGGGCGGGATATCTCGACCCTCACCAAGGCGGACGTCAGCCGGAATATCGGCTTCGTGGCCCAGCACCCCTTCATTTTTGACGGAAGCGTCCGGGAGAACCTGCTCTACGCGATTCAAGCGAGGGCCTCGTCGGGTGACGAAGCCGCCGGATCCCATCTTCCGGATCGAAGCGTTCTCCTCGATATGGTCCGGAAGGTGGGGCTCGGGGACGATGTCGTCCGCTGGGGGCTCAACACGGTCATCACCGAGGGCCGAAGGGGTCGCTTCATGGAAAAGGTTTTCGAGATGCGGCGCCTGGTGCACGAGAAGCTCGTGGAATCCCACTCCGACGCGGTGGAGTTTTACGACGTCAACCAATTTCTCCGGCATGTACCCCTCTTTCGCAACCTCCTGTTCGGGGACGGCGGAAGGGATGGCTTCACCCTTGAAGGCATCACCGGGAATCGCCGTTTTATGCGGTTTCTTCGGGAAACGGATCTCGAAGAGCCCCTTGTCCGATTGGGATGGAACCTGGCCCGGGAAACGGTCCATCTCCTCCAGGATCTCAGGGACGACGACTTCTTTTTCGGCAGCAGCCCCATCCCCTCCGATCAATTCGATGTGTACCGGGACCTGGTTTCCCGGCTGGAGGCGTCGGGGCAGGAGACGCCGGCCCGCGACGACCGGATGCGGCTTCTGGATCTGGCCCTCGGCTACATCCCGGCCCGTCATAAAATGGCGGCGATTTCCGAGCGCCTCGCGGAAAAGATTCTGGCGGCACGGCATCGCTTCATCCAGGAGGTTGCCGGCATGGACATCGCCTATTGCCGCGAGGCCACCGAACGGTTTATAAAGGGTGAGGATCCCGGGCCGCCGGGGGCCGGCCGCGGCCTGTATTGCCCGACGGAGTATCTTTTCTCCAGAACGGTGATGGAAAACATCGTCTTTGGGACCCCCCGGTCCGACGACGCCGCCGAAACATCGGTCCTGCGGGATGTGGTGGTGGATCGTCTTTCGGAGTCGGGGCTCCTGGACGACATCATGGAACTGGGGCTCGATTTCCAGGTGGGAAGCAAGGGCGACCGCCTTTCCGGTGGGCAGCGCCAGAAGATCGCCATCGCCAGGGCCTTTCTCAAGGGTGCGCCGATCCTCATCCTGGACGAGGCCACCGCCAGCCTCGACAATACCTCCCAGGGAAAAATCCAGAGATACCTGGAAAGGGATCTGGGCGGGAAAACCACCGTCATCGCCGTGCTCCATCGCCTGGATCTGACCCGGACCTATGACCGCATTGCGGTGCTCAGGAACGGGGCTGTCGTGGAGTCGGGAACCTTTGCGGAACTCATGGCCCAAAAAGGAGCGTTTTATGAGCTTTTTCACGGACAGGGATGA
- a CDS encoding DnaJ domain-containing protein encodes MFMTQEDYYQVLGVGPDAGKREIKEGYRKLAFRYHPDRNTDDPEAAERMKRINEAYAVLSDPSKKQAYDDLRRRFGADAHGRFRQNYSEQDIFRGSDINQIFEEMARSFGLRGFDAIFKDFYGQGYQTFQFKGKGVRGGGFFFFGGPGTGPASHRNTPGVLDGIVRRLLEKSGAGSGFMKGADVEETLVLPPETARDGGPYAYEHKRLGKKLVVRIPPGVREGQRIRLSGMGRPSIIGSPPGDLYLKVRIQKPLLSRIKGFLAKLAS; translated from the coding sequence ATGTTCATGACTCAAGAGGATTATTATCAGGTCCTGGGCGTCGGGCCCGACGCCGGCAAAAGGGAAATCAAGGAAGGCTATCGGAAACTGGCCTTCCGATACCATCCCGATCGAAACACCGACGACCCGGAAGCGGCAGAGCGCATGAAGCGCATCAACGAGGCCTACGCCGTTCTCTCGGACCCGTCCAAAAAACAGGCCTACGACGACCTCCGTCGACGGTTCGGCGCGGACGCTCACGGCCGGTTCCGGCAGAACTATTCCGAGCAGGACATTTTCAGGGGCTCGGACATCAATCAGATCTTCGAGGAGATGGCGCGATCCTTCGGCCTCCGCGGTTTTGACGCCATTTTCAAGGATTTTTACGGCCAGGGCTACCAGACCTTTCAATTCAAGGGCAAGGGCGTTCGCGGCGGCGGTTTCTTCTTTTTCGGCGGTCCTGGAACCGGCCCCGCGTCCCATCGCAACACCCCGGGCGTTCTCGACGGCATCGTCCGCCGGCTTCTCGAGAAATCGGGCGCAGGCAGTGGATTCATGAAAGGGGCGGACGTGGAGGAGACCCTCGTTCTCCCGCCGGAGACGGCACGGGACGGCGGGCCCTATGCCTACGAACACAAAAGGCTGGGCAAGAAGCTCGTGGTCCGGATTCCGCCGGGTGTCCGGGAGGGGCAGCGGATCCGGCTCAGCGGCATGGGGCGCCCCTCCATCATCGGCAGCCCCCCGGGGGATCTCTACCTGAAGGTCCGGATTCAAAAGCCTCTGCTGAGCAGGATCAAGGGGTTTCTCGCCAAATTGGCCTCGTAG
- the pdhA gene encoding pyruvate dehydrogenase (acetyl-transferring) E1 component subunit alpha — MPRTAIDIPGQIDYLSILDENGKVDAELDPNLSDDLLMKLYEAMVLGREFDRRMLNLQRQGRIGTFPPITGQEAAHLGAAAVLEPEDWMVPSFRETAAELWRGRSMESVLMAFNGYNEGFHVAEDRNDLPNAVPVGSQTLHAVGLAWALKYRGKKHVAMTFFGDGATSQGDVHEAFNFAGVFQVPVIFVCQNNQWAISIPRSRQTRSKTIAQKALAYGIEGIQVDGNDILAVYAAAKEAADRARSGEGPTLIECVTYRLMMHTTADDPKRYRTDEEVESWRQKDPIQRFQVYLKERKLLDDDGIADVEQSVKDRIQTAVDNAEKQMADAPDPLLMFEHVYETPPPHLKSQREALARWLEKTREED; from the coding sequence ATGCCCAGAACAGCCATCGACATCCCCGGACAGATCGACTATCTCTCCATTCTCGACGAAAACGGCAAGGTCGACGCCGAGCTCGACCCCAACCTTTCGGACGACCTCTTGATGAAACTTTACGAAGCCATGGTCCTGGGGCGGGAGTTCGATCGCCGGATGCTGAACCTGCAGCGCCAGGGACGCATCGGCACCTTTCCCCCCATTACCGGCCAGGAGGCGGCCCATCTCGGGGCCGCAGCCGTCCTGGAACCCGAAGACTGGATGGTGCCCTCCTTTCGGGAGACCGCGGCGGAGCTGTGGCGGGGGCGGTCCATGGAAAGCGTCCTCATGGCCTTCAACGGATACAACGAGGGCTTTCACGTGGCGGAGGACCGGAACGATCTCCCCAACGCCGTACCCGTGGGGTCCCAGACCCTCCACGCCGTGGGCCTTGCCTGGGCCCTGAAATATCGCGGGAAGAAGCACGTGGCCATGACCTTCTTCGGCGACGGCGCCACCTCCCAGGGGGACGTCCACGAGGCCTTCAATTTCGCCGGCGTTTTTCAGGTTCCCGTCATCTTCGTCTGCCAGAACAACCAATGGGCCATCTCCATCCCACGCTCCCGTCAGACGCGGTCCAAGACCATCGCCCAGAAGGCCCTGGCCTACGGTATCGAGGGAATCCAGGTGGACGGCAACGACATCCTCGCCGTTTATGCCGCCGCAAAGGAAGCGGCGGATAGGGCCCGGTCGGGCGAAGGCCCCACCCTGATCGAATGCGTCACCTATCGTCTCATGATGCACACCACCGCCGACGACCCCAAGCGATACCGCACCGACGAGGAGGTGGAATCCTGGCGGCAGAAGGATCCCATCCAGCGTTTCCAGGTTTACCTCAAGGAGCGGAAGCTCCTGGACGATGACGGCATCGCCGACGTGGAGCAGTCGGTAAAGGACCGGATCCAGACGGCGGTGGACAATGCCGAAAAGCAGATGGCGGACGCCCCGGACCCGCTTCTCATGTTCGAGCATGTTTACGAGACGCCGCCCCCGCACCTGAAATCCCAGCGAGAAGCCCTTGCCCGTTGGCTCGAGAAAACCCGCGAGGAGGACTGA
- a CDS encoding alpha-ketoacid dehydrogenase subunit beta translates to MAKMTMVQALNLALRQEMERDDGVIVLGEDVGKDGGVFRVTDGLYEKFGETRVVDTPLSENGIVGMSVGMAVYGLKPVCEIQFSGFAYQNFHQIENHASRLRWRSQGRYHVPMVLRAPYGGGVRALEHHSESREAFWAHIPGLKMVIPSGPRNARALLVSAIRDPDPVIFYEAKALYRAFREEVPEAEETIPLGESRIAREGDDLTLIAYGAMLRPALEAAERLEKEKGVSVEVIDLLTISPLDDTLFVTSVKKTGHAVIVHEAPMSFGPGAEITARLVEKAFYYLEVPIGRVTGYDVVIPLFSREKHYIPTVERIVHEAKKILET, encoded by the coding sequence ATGGCGAAGATGACAATGGTACAGGCCCTCAATCTGGCCCTGCGACAGGAGATGGAACGAGACGACGGCGTCATCGTACTGGGTGAGGACGTCGGCAAGGACGGCGGCGTCTTCCGCGTCACCGACGGCCTTTACGAAAAATTCGGCGAGACGCGGGTGGTGGACACCCCCCTCTCGGAGAACGGCATCGTCGGCATGTCCGTCGGCATGGCGGTTTACGGACTGAAGCCGGTGTGCGAGATCCAGTTTTCCGGCTTCGCCTACCAGAATTTCCACCAGATCGAAAATCACGCCTCGCGCCTCCGGTGGCGCTCCCAGGGGCGCTATCACGTCCCCATGGTGCTGCGGGCGCCCTACGGCGGCGGCGTCCGCGCCCTGGAACACCACTCCGAGAGCCGCGAGGCCTTCTGGGCCCACATCCCCGGCCTCAAGATGGTGATCCCGTCGGGGCCCCGGAACGCCCGGGCCCTCCTGGTGAGCGCCATCCGGGACCCGGACCCCGTCATATTTTATGAGGCCAAGGCCCTCTACCGGGCCTTCCGGGAGGAGGTGCCCGAGGCGGAGGAGACGATCCCCCTGGGCGAGTCCCGGATTGCCCGGGAAGGGGACGACCTGACCCTCATCGCTTACGGGGCCATGCTGCGCCCCGCCCTCGAGGCCGCGGAGCGACTGGAGAAGGAGAAGGGCGTCTCCGTCGAGGTCATCGACCTGCTGACCATCTCGCCCCTGGACGACACCCTTTTCGTCACGTCCGTCAAAAAGACGGGGCATGCCGTGATCGTCCACGAGGCCCCCATGAGCTTCGGCCCCGGGGCCGAGATCACGGCCCGACTGGTGGAGAAGGCCTTCTACTACCTGGAGGTGCCCATCGGACGGGTTACCGGCTATGACGTCGTCATTCCCCTCTTCAGCCGGGAGAAGCACTACATCCCCACCGTGGAGCGCATCGTCCACGAAGCCAAGAAAATTCTTGAAACCTGA
- a CDS encoding dihydrolipoamide acetyltransferase family protein produces MTQSFKLPDLGEGIHEGEVTAVTVSEGDRVEEGDVILEIETDKAAVEIPSPVTGTVVEIRVKAGDVVKVGDVLMTFDTAAASETEEPEASGERDASSGAKPSKKSEADEQSAEEPDKPSREEKEDKAADKTDEGRPRDRKGPVPASPATRRLAREMEIDLHEVTPTGRGGVVTADDVRRHADAGGTAAREGKKTEKAPEKPEAAPDRSEAPEQPRPLSADAPDLPDFSRWGEVERVPVRSIRRATARQMAVAWSRIPHVTTTDMVDITDLEAFRRKHKQKIAEQDGHLSLTVFVLKALVSALKRFPYFNSSLDAASGELILKRYYHIGVAVDTEDGLIVPVLRNVDRKSLTQIAVELKGLVDKTRNRKIAVEELQGGTFTVTNTGGSGGTLFVPIVNHPQAAILGMGRAGMAPVVHTLPSGRHEIVPRLMMPIILTMDHRILDGGDASRFLATVTAALADPEELFLTG; encoded by the coding sequence ATGACCCAATCTTTCAAGCTACCCGACCTGGGGGAAGGGATTCACGAAGGGGAGGTGACCGCCGTGACGGTGTCGGAGGGCGACCGCGTCGAGGAAGGCGACGTCATTCTCGAGATCGAAACCGACAAGGCGGCCGTGGAGATTCCCTCCCCCGTCACCGGCACCGTCGTGGAGATCCGCGTCAAGGCGGGAGACGTGGTCAAGGTGGGCGACGTTCTGATGACCTTCGACACGGCAGCGGCATCCGAAACGGAAGAACCGGAAGCATCCGGAGAGCGCGACGCATCCTCGGGGGCGAAGCCCTCGAAAAAATCCGAAGCGGACGAGCAGAGCGCGGAAGAGCCGGACAAGCCGAGCCGGGAAGAGAAGGAAGACAAGGCCGCGGACAAGACAGACGAGGGGCGCCCCCGGGACCGGAAGGGACCGGTGCCCGCATCCCCCGCCACCCGGCGTCTGGCCCGGGAGATGGAGATCGACCTTCATGAGGTGACGCCCACCGGCCGGGGCGGGGTGGTCACGGCGGACGATGTCCGGCGTCATGCCGATGCCGGCGGCACGGCGGCACGGGAAGGGAAAAAGACCGAAAAGGCCCCGGAAAAGCCGGAAGCGGCGCCGGATCGGTCTGAAGCTCCGGAACAGCCCCGACCCCTTTCGGCGGACGCTCCCGATCTGCCCGACTTTTCCCGGTGGGGCGAGGTGGAGCGGGTCCCTGTCCGCTCCATTCGGCGGGCTACGGCCAGACAGATGGCCGTGGCCTGGTCCCGGATCCCCCACGTCACCACCACGGACATGGTCGACATCACCGATCTGGAAGCCTTTCGCCGGAAGCACAAGCAAAAGATCGCCGAGCAGGACGGACATCTGAGCCTCACGGTCTTCGTGCTGAAGGCCCTGGTTTCGGCCCTGAAACGATTCCCCTATTTCAACTCGAGCCTGGACGCGGCGTCGGGGGAGCTCATCCTGAAGCGCTACTATCACATCGGCGTGGCGGTGGACACCGAGGACGGACTGATCGTTCCGGTGCTCCGGAACGTGGACCGCAAGAGCCTCACCCAGATCGCCGTCGAACTCAAAGGATTGGTGGACAAGACCCGGAACCGGAAGATCGCCGTGGAGGAGCTCCAGGGCGGGACCTTCACCGTCACCAACACCGGGGGGAGCGGCGGCACGCTCTTCGTGCCCATCGTCAACCATCCTCAGGCGGCCATCCTGGGCATGGGACGAGCCGGTATGGCGCCGGTGGTGCACACCCTGCCGTCGGGCCGGCATGAGATCGTGCCCCGCCTCATGATGCCGATCATCCTCACCATGGATCACCGGATCCTCGACGGCGGCGACGCCTCCCGCTTCCTCGCGACGGTCACGGCCGCCCTGGCCGATCCCGAGGAATTGTTTTTAACCGGCTGA
- the lpdA gene encoding dihydrolipoyl dehydrogenase codes for MGELVQDCEVVVIGGGPGGYAAAFRAADLGMDVTLIDTGEGPGGVCLFRGCIPSKTYLTLAELLHDADRAREMGITFGRPDIDIAGVRGWKQQVVDKLAKGLMQLTKARGIQLLQGRAAFKSANEVRIPGSDISGIRFKHAVIATGSRPIPLPDTDFEKDGRIMSSTAALSLPDIPKRMLVVGGGYVGLEIGMIYAALGSEIHLVEMGDRLLPGIDDDLTAPLKRRLDKAFKAVHLNTRVSKLQPRDDGVDVSFSGNGSDDTFDRVLVAVGRAPNTRGLGLENTRVRTDDRGFVIVDDRQRTGDENIFAVGDVTGGMMLAHKASREGKIAAEVMAGQPSAFDAAAIPAVVYTDPQIAYCGLTETAARQEKRTVEVRRFPWKYSGRAVTLGTPEGMTKMIVDPESQRILGVGIVGRNTEGLISEGVLAVEMGAVVQDVAFTIHPHPTLSETEAEAAELFLGGAVHAPPVRK; via the coding sequence ATGGGAGAACTGGTACAGGATTGCGAGGTCGTCGTCATCGGCGGCGGGCCGGGAGGATACGCCGCGGCCTTTCGGGCGGCGGACCTGGGCATGGACGTAACCCTCATCGACACGGGCGAAGGGCCGGGCGGGGTCTGCCTCTTCAGGGGATGCATCCCCTCCAAGACGTATCTCACCCTCGCCGAACTGCTCCACGACGCCGACCGGGCCAGGGAGATGGGCATCACCTTCGGCCGGCCCGATATCGACATCGCGGGCGTCCGCGGCTGGAAACAACAGGTGGTGGACAAACTGGCGAAGGGCCTGATGCAGTTGACGAAAGCCCGGGGCATTCAATTGCTGCAAGGCCGGGCAGCGTTCAAGAGCGCCAATGAAGTCCGGATCCCGGGATCGGACATCAGCGGCATCCGGTTCAAGCATGCCGTCATCGCCACAGGCTCCCGCCCAATCCCCCTCCCGGACACGGATTTCGAAAAAGACGGCCGGATCATGAGCTCCACGGCGGCCCTGAGCCTCCCCGACATCCCCAAACGGATGCTGGTGGTGGGCGGCGGGTATGTCGGCCTCGAGATCGGGATGATTTACGCGGCCCTGGGTTCGGAGATCCATCTGGTGGAGATGGGGGACCGCCTGCTGCCGGGCATCGACGACGATCTCACGGCGCCCCTGAAGCGCCGGCTGGACAAGGCCTTCAAAGCGGTTCACCTCAACACCCGCGTATCGAAGCTCCAGCCCCGCGACGACGGTGTGGACGTCTCGTTTTCCGGAAACGGGAGCGACGACACCTTCGACCGGGTCCTCGTCGCCGTCGGGAGGGCACCCAACACCCGGGGCCTCGGCCTTGAAAACACCCGGGTTCGCACCGACGACCGGGGGTTTGTCATTGTCGATGATCGGCAACGGACCGGGGACGAAAACATCTTTGCCGTAGGCGACGTCACCGGCGGCATGATGCTGGCCCACAAGGCCTCCCGCGAAGGCAAGATCGCGGCCGAGGTCATGGCCGGTCAGCCCTCGGCCTTCGATGCCGCAGCGATCCCGGCGGTGGTGTACACCGATCCCCAGATCGCCTATTGCGGCCTCACCGAAACGGCGGCCAGGCAGGAAAAACGGACCGTCGAGGTCCGGCGATTCCCCTGGAAGTATTCAGGCCGGGCCGTCACCCTGGGGACCCCCGAGGGGATGACCAAGATGATCGTCGATCCCGAATCTCAGCGGATTCTGGGCGTCGGCATCGTGGGCCGGAACACCGAAGGGCTTATCTCGGAGGGTGTTCTGGCCGTCGAGATGGGCGCCGTGGTCCAGGACGTCGCCTTTACCATCCATCCCCACCCCACCCTCTCGGAGACCGAGGCCGAGGCGGCCGAGCTCTTTCTGGGCGGAGCCGTCCACGCGCCTCCCGTCCGGAAATAA
- a CDS encoding DUF2065 domain-containing protein, which translates to MEFFLCVVGMVMFIEGFPYAAFPNRMKSWLERILELPPRTLRGLGLIMMLAGLLTVWAGRMFD; encoded by the coding sequence ATGGAATTTTTTCTGTGCGTCGTCGGCATGGTCATGTTCATAGAGGGGTTTCCCTATGCCGCCTTTCCGAACCGGATGAAATCCTGGCTGGAAAGAATCCTGGAACTCCCGCCCCGAACCCTGCGGGGGCTGGGCCTTATCATGATGCTCGCGGGACTTTTGACGGTCTGGGCGGGGAGGATGTTCGACTAG
- the queA gene encoding tRNA preQ1(34) S-adenosylmethionine ribosyltransferase-isomerase QueA, with amino-acid sequence MYRLKDYRYDLPQDLIAQSPSARRDASRLLCLNRGDGRIAHRVFADLPALLDPSDLLVINDTEVVPARLYGRKASGGKVEILILDPHDGRAAHAREVTRNCMLKAAKRPKPGTRIFFDQGLTAEVVDSREAVHTLRFSSPEPFESILYRIGRMPLPPYIRRNGDGEPGTAAEGGGTPDDRTHYQTVYAARKGAVAAPTAGLHFTPELLARIRERGVTVAAVTLHVGYGTFVPVRVDDIREHRMHHEAFTIPEKTAEAVNLARSEGRRVVAVGTTSVRTLEYAAGPDGRIAPGSGHCDLFIYPGYRFRAVDAVITNFHLPESTLIMLVSAFAGRENVLSAYREAVARGYRFFSYGDAMLIG; translated from the coding sequence ATGTACCGGCTCAAGGACTACCGTTACGACCTGCCCCAGGATCTCATCGCCCAGTCGCCTTCGGCACGCCGGGACGCATCTCGCCTCCTCTGCCTGAACCGGGGGGACGGCCGGATCGCCCATCGCGTCTTCGCGGACCTCCCCGCGCTTCTCGATCCTTCGGACCTTCTCGTGATCAACGACACCGAGGTCGTACCGGCCAGGCTCTACGGCCGGAAGGCCAGCGGCGGGAAGGTGGAGATCCTGATCCTCGACCCTCACGACGGCAGGGCCGCCCACGCCCGGGAGGTGACCCGCAATTGCATGCTCAAGGCCGCCAAGCGGCCGAAACCGGGCACCCGCATCTTCTTTGACCAGGGGCTCACCGCGGAGGTGGTGGACAGCCGGGAGGCCGTCCACACCCTGCGATTTTCGAGCCCGGAGCCTTTTGAGTCGATACTCTACCGGATCGGACGGATGCCCCTGCCGCCCTATATCCGGCGAAACGGAGACGGAGAGCCGGGGACGGCTGCCGAAGGCGGGGGAACCCCTGACGACCGAACGCATTACCAGACCGTCTACGCGGCCCGGAAAGGCGCCGTGGCCGCACCCACCGCCGGCCTCCATTTCACGCCGGAGCTTCTGGCCCGCATCCGGGAGCGGGGCGTGACGGTGGCCGCCGTCACCCTCCACGTGGGGTACGGCACCTTCGTTCCCGTCCGGGTCGACGACATCCGGGAGCACCGGATGCACCACGAAGCATTCACCATCCCCGAGAAGACCGCCGAGGCCGTCAACCTCGCCCGGTCCGAGGGGCGGCGCGTGGTGGCCGTGGGCACCACCTCGGTGAGAACCCTCGAATACGCCGCCGGTCCGGACGGCCGGATCGCACCGGGAAGCGGCCACTGCGACCTGTTCATTTATCCCGGGTACCGGTTCAGGGCCGTCGACGCCGTGATCACCAACTTCCACCTCCCGGAGTCGACCCTGATCATGCTGGTGTCGGCCTTTGCCGGCCGGGAGAACGTGCTCTCGGCCTATCGGGAGGCCGTGGCCCGGGGATATCGTTTCTTCAGTTACGGGGATGCGATGTTGATCGGGTGA